The Echinicola rosea genome has a segment encoding these proteins:
- a CDS encoding JAB domain-containing protein, giving the protein MESNNNTVLSQVAEITLSYRPNSKMSDKPQIVSSQSAAKVLRANWDESKLEFIEEFKVILLNRANRVLGIVNASSGGTCGTVVDLKVIFAAAMKASASGIILAHNHPSGTLRPSDQDNRLTEKMVKAGKLLDLPVMDHIILTAEGYYSFADMGGL; this is encoded by the coding sequence ATGGAAAGCAACAACAACACCGTTCTCAGCCAAGTAGCCGAAATTACCTTAAGCTACCGCCCCAATTCCAAGATGTCAGATAAGCCGCAGATTGTTTCCTCCCAAAGTGCAGCCAAAGTGCTCAGGGCCAATTGGGACGAATCCAAATTGGAATTCATCGAAGAGTTCAAGGTGATATTGCTCAACAGGGCAAACCGTGTGCTGGGCATTGTCAACGCCTCGTCCGGTGGAACCTGCGGTACCGTGGTGGACCTGAAAGTGATCTTTGCAGCGGCCATGAAGGCGTCGGCATCGGGAATCATCCTTGCCCACAACCATCCTTCCGGAACCCTTCGCCCCAGTGACCAGGACAACCGCCTTACCGAGAAAATGGTCAAGGCTGGTAAATTGTTGGATTTGCCGGTTATGGACCATATCATATTGACCGCAGAAGGGTACTATTCATTTGCTGATATGGGAGGGCTTTAG
- a CDS encoding fibrobacter succinogenes major paralogous domain-containing protein, which yields MKKSIFAFFIVLFLIFGCTQETIDHPLLGTASFSKIVFDDLTNYSPNSKVASNSEWKHIFKESAILVITNKATGQVYNLEYNPNDFTKAYQIQLPLGTYSFKSEVMGGDFETYLPFNISGEFNLDGTNVDITLHGTTEYGLVTVKNEFVQRAFLNNKDELIPCDQGELLYLYVKEGLAPTLTIYENFHGQSLIKQLSISSYNHYHFYLKVFENQGTVNFIELAIGPFEYHEDYFEIGRDGEITKVTDAGGNEYRVVKIGEQYWMAEDLKSQVFCNGDSLQLFSENTFTRDLSFSKDTFGVAHEGVPVSLYSDAVATDPRNICPCGWHISTDDEWKELERIIGMPEEEVDLETYNRGSQLNLSGKLKKISNDESSYPDVEWLWFDNEYATDEYGFSSLPRGRMLDYGDEITSTFVLEIVAEQHSVRYASFNNEDPENIKLFTRTLSLFWTGIGRRNSAGQQITIRCVKN from the coding sequence ATGAAAAAATCCATTTTCGCTTTTTTTATTGTACTTTTTCTCATTTTCGGATGTACCCAAGAAACGATTGACCATCCACTACTAGGTACCGCCTCATTCTCAAAAATTGTATTTGATGACCTAACAAATTATTCGCCCAATAGTAAGGTTGCTTCAAATTCCGAATGGAAACATATTTTTAAGGAATCAGCCATATTGGTTATCACCAATAAGGCTACCGGACAAGTATACAATTTAGAATATAATCCGAATGATTTTACCAAAGCCTACCAAATCCAATTGCCGTTAGGTACATACAGTTTCAAATCTGAAGTTATGGGAGGAGATTTTGAGACTTATTTACCATTTAATATTTCTGGCGAGTTTAATTTGGATGGAACCAACGTGGACATCACCTTACATGGAACGACCGAGTATGGACTTGTAACCGTCAAAAATGAATTCGTACAGCGTGCATTCCTGAACAATAAGGATGAACTAATTCCATGTGACCAAGGGGAGTTACTATATTTGTACGTTAAGGAGGGACTGGCCCCTACTTTGACCATTTACGAAAATTTCCATGGGCAATCTTTAATTAAGCAGCTCTCCATTTCGTCCTATAATCATTATCATTTTTATTTAAAGGTTTTTGAGAATCAAGGAACCGTGAACTTTATCGAGTTGGCCATTGGCCCATTTGAGTACCATGAGGATTATTTTGAAATTGGCAGAGATGGAGAAATCACCAAAGTGACCGATGCCGGAGGCAATGAATACAGGGTTGTGAAAATCGGTGAACAGTATTGGATGGCAGAGGATCTAAAATCACAAGTCTTTTGTAATGGGGATTCGCTACAATTATTCTCCGAAAATACCTTTACAAGAGATTTAAGTTTTTCAAAAGATACCTTTGGTGTTGCACATGAGGGTGTACCTGTTAGTTTATACAGTGATGCAGTAGCTACCGACCCTAGAAACATTTGCCCATGTGGATGGCATATAAGTACAGATGATGAATGGAAAGAATTGGAAAGGATTATTGGGATGCCTGAGGAAGAAGTGGATTTGGAGACTTACAATAGAGGCTCTCAGCTAAATTTATCAGGAAAGCTAAAAAAAATCTCCAACGATGAAAGCTCTTATCCAGATGTAGAGTGGCTTTGGTTTGACAATGAATATGCAACCGATGAATATGGTTTTTCCAGTCTTCCAAGAGGCAGGATGCTTGACTATGGTGATGAAATTACTTCTACTTTTGTACTCGAGATAGTTGCTGAACAACATTCTGTTCGATACGCATCGTTTAACAATGAAGATCCTGAAAACATTAAATTATTTACAAGGACACTTTCTCTATTTTGGACGGGAATAGGAAGAAGAAATAGTGCAGGCCAACAAATAACCATACGTTGCGTTAAGAATTGA
- the traN gene encoding conjugative transposon protein TraN, whose translation MKNTMIIFAVLFSLHTGSLSAQQQLEIRPITKDAVLPAYPVNVGWDHTTALVFPGKVVSVDRGHGSVMAKVEEKAPNLLLLKAGKRSFSPTNLHVVTADARLYHFRISYGESLARSSINIARQELGFWKNVRLAASRLAADELERAGGAVMEEEAFLRRTSRDYRMKFRLEGIYQKEGLLFFRFRVDNRSRLPYSVEGLLFTITDKKQAKHASLREGFLDPLLLEWQDGKGIAGHRSNVLVAAFPQFTLSDKKQLVIQLNEKNGDRNLRLKVRGRDILKTRNLTDVQPENN comes from the coding sequence ATGAAAAATACCATGATAATTTTTGCGGTCCTTTTTTCACTCCATACAGGATCGCTGTCCGCACAGCAACAACTGGAAATACGGCCCATAACCAAAGATGCGGTGTTGCCGGCCTATCCGGTCAATGTTGGCTGGGACCATACCACCGCACTGGTCTTTCCCGGGAAGGTGGTGAGCGTAGATAGGGGACATGGCAGTGTCATGGCCAAAGTAGAGGAAAAAGCACCCAACCTGTTACTGTTAAAGGCCGGAAAACGCTCTTTTTCCCCCACCAACCTCCATGTGGTCACCGCCGATGCCCGGCTGTACCATTTCAGGATCAGCTATGGTGAATCACTGGCACGGTCTTCCATTAATATTGCCCGTCAGGAACTGGGGTTTTGGAAAAATGTACGGCTTGCCGCCAGCAGGCTGGCGGCTGATGAGCTGGAAAGGGCAGGAGGTGCCGTGATGGAAGAAGAAGCGTTCCTTCGAAGGACGTCCAGGGATTACCGGATGAAATTCAGGCTGGAAGGCATTTACCAAAAGGAGGGATTGCTCTTCTTTAGGTTCCGTGTGGACAACCGCTCCAGGTTGCCCTATAGCGTGGAAGGCCTTCTTTTTACCATCACCGATAAGAAGCAGGCCAAACATGCCTCGCTGCGCGAAGGATTCCTTGACCCGCTCCTGCTCGAATGGCAGGACGGGAAAGGGATTGCTGGTCACCGGAGCAATGTCCTGGTAGCGGCCTTTCCACAATTTACCCTTTCGGACAAAAAACAGTTGGTCATACAGCTCAATGAAAAAAACGGGGACAGGAACCTTCGCCTAAAGGTCAGGGGCAGGGACATCCTGAAAACAAGGAACCTGACCGATGTTCAACCTGAAAACAACTAA
- the traM gene encoding conjugative transposon protein TraM, with protein MKRPNTRQRTLLLVLPLFVLPLALAFAWAGQGLRNKDDAERLPIGLRADLPGPQLETRELGKMELYQKKARADQRKREMARMDPYLREREQPTAGKSGELLPLSKKGSLDHRATELMEKLEQLDRQLVRPREGLPPESSPHRPAPVKKEIPSGLERDIAQLEGLMDRMQPNGPDPEIQQLEGMLEKILDVQHPERVRERLREKQLEKARFTVEKETKWLSEKKESDPKETRGQEQNAFYGLEGHSPVVHVVEPAIAAEIAEETVLEREGRIKLKLLEKVRVNGMEYPSGSIVYGRASLDGDRVKLVVSSLRSGNHILPVSLEAYDQDAMAGIPISGNLGKELQQGAGDALVTGLPNMSSGMTLETQIASAGVSAAKGLFRKKKKAIKITLKAGHPILLVNTENA; from the coding sequence ATGAAAAGACCAAACACCAGACAACGGACCCTACTGCTGGTCCTTCCATTGTTCGTCCTTCCCCTTGCCCTCGCATTTGCCTGGGCAGGGCAGGGATTGCGAAATAAAGACGATGCTGAACGATTGCCCATCGGCTTGCGGGCCGACCTTCCCGGGCCCCAGCTGGAAACACGGGAACTGGGCAAAATGGAGCTCTACCAAAAGAAGGCCAGGGCAGACCAGCGTAAACGGGAAATGGCACGGATGGATCCCTATTTAAGGGAACGGGAACAGCCAACGGCAGGCAAGTCCGGCGAACTCCTGCCGCTCTCCAAAAAGGGAAGCCTAGACCACCGCGCGACAGAGCTGATGGAAAAACTGGAACAGCTCGATCGGCAGTTGGTGCGTCCAAGGGAAGGTTTACCACCTGAAAGCTCGCCACATAGGCCAGCACCGGTCAAAAAAGAAATCCCCAGCGGCCTTGAAAGGGATATCGCCCAGTTGGAAGGGCTGATGGACCGTATGCAGCCCAACGGTCCCGATCCCGAAATTCAGCAACTGGAAGGCATGCTCGAAAAGATCCTGGATGTCCAGCATCCTGAACGGGTAAGGGAGCGCCTACGCGAAAAGCAGTTGGAAAAAGCACGATTTACCGTCGAGAAGGAAACAAAATGGCTTTCTGAAAAGAAGGAAAGTGATCCTAAGGAAACCCGCGGCCAGGAACAGAATGCCTTCTACGGACTGGAAGGGCACAGCCCGGTGGTACATGTGGTGGAGCCCGCCATTGCAGCAGAAATTGCAGAGGAGACCGTCCTGGAAAGGGAAGGGAGGATCAAACTGAAACTATTGGAAAAGGTGCGGGTAAACGGGATGGAATACCCCTCGGGAAGTATTGTTTATGGCAGGGCCTCCCTGGACGGGGACCGCGTAAAATTGGTGGTCAGCTCCCTGCGGTCGGGCAACCATATATTGCCCGTGTCACTGGAAGCCTATGACCAGGATGCCATGGCGGGCATTCCCATCAGTGGAAACCTAGGGAAAGAACTCCAGCAGGGTGCCGGTGATGCCCTGGTGACCGGATTGCCCAACATGTCCTCGGGCATGACCCTGGAAACACAAATTGCCTCGGCAGGTGTGTCCGCGGCAAAGGGGCTTTTCAGGAAAAAGAAGAAGGCCATCAAAATAACACTGAAGGCCGGACATCCCATTTTATTGGTCAACACCGAAAATGCATAA